The DNA segment CACATGGCCGCCCACCGCCACCCGTGCGTCGGCGACCTCACCTACGGCGCGGACCCCACCCTCGCCAAGCGGCTGCGCATCACCCGCCAGTGGCTGCACGCGGTGCGCCTCGGCTTCGAACACCCGGGTGACGGCCAGTGGGTGGAGTTCTCCTCCGACTACCCCGAGGACCTTGAGCAGGCCCTCGACCTGGTCCGCGAGGAGACCTACGGATGACCGGGGCGCCCACCGTCCGCGTCGCCGGGGACCCCGCCGACCTGGAGGCGTGCTTCGCGGTCCGCAAGGACGTCTTCGTCCGTGAGCAGGGCGTGGACGAAGCCATCGAGTACGACGCGTACGACGCCGGCGCGGTGCATGTGCTGGCCCTGCGCGCGGACGGCACCCCGCTGGGCACCGGCCGGCTGCTGACCGGCGAGGCGGCCGTCGCCAAGACCGGCGCGGACGCCTCCGTCGGCTCCCTCGGGCGGCTCGCGGTCTCCCGTGAGGCCCGCGGGCTCGGTATCGGCGCCGCCCTGGTGCGGGCCATCGAGGACGCGGCCCGCGCCCGCGGTCTGGCCGCCGTGGACCTGCACGCGCAGACCCAGGCGCTGGGCTTCTACGAGCGGCTCGGCTACGCGGCCTACGGACCGGAGTTCCTGGACGCCGACATGCCCCACCGGGCGATGCGCCGCGCCCTGTGACCACCGCCGGAAGAGCCGGTGAACGGGGTGCGGGGGCAGGCCCCGGGGCGATGCCCTGAAACGGCCGCCGGCCGGTCGGCATGGCAGGCTTGAAGCCTCGTGTGCCATGTCGACCCCGGAGTGCCGGCCTTGGATCAGTTGGCTCTGTTGTTCGCCCTGCTGCTCGGGGCCCTGGTGAGCGTCCCGGTGGGGGACCGCCTCGGGGTGCCGGCCCCGGTGCTGATGACGCTGTTCGGCGGGGTCCTCGCGGTGGCCGACTTCGTGCCCAACGTGAACATCCCGCCCGAGCTGATCCTGCCCGGACTGCTGCCCCCGCTGCTCTACGCGGCCGTACGACGCACCTCCTGGCGGCAGTTCACGACCAACAAGCGCCCGATCCTGACCCTGGCCGTCGCCCTGGTGTTCGTCACCACGGTGTGCGTCGCCTTCGTCGCCCACGCGATCGTGCCCGGCCTCTCGGTCGCCGCCGCCGTGGCGCTCGGCGCCCTGATCGCCCCGCCCGACCCGGTCGCCGCGACCAGCGTCGCCGGACAACTCGGGCTGCCGCGCCGCCTGGTGTCGATCCTGGAGGGCGAGGGGCTGTTCAACGACGTCACGGCCATCGTGCTCTACCACGTGGCGATCGCCGCCGCCGTGAGCGGCCTGTTCTCGCCCTGGCGGGCCGGGCTCGCGCTGGTGCTGTCCGCCGTGGTCGCGGTGGCCGTCGGGCTGCTGCTCGGCTGGGGCGCCAACCGGGTGATGGACCTGCTGGGGGACCCGACGCTCCAGATCGGCCTGACCCTGCTGGTGCCGTACGCCTCCTACGTGCTCGCGGAGAAGCTCCAGGGCTCCGGCGTGCTCGCCGTGCTCACCACGGCCCTCTACCTCTCCGAGTACGCCACCGGCGCCGACGACGTGATGACCCGGCTGGCCGGGCACACCTTCTGGGACATCATCGACACCCTCGTCACAGGCGTCGCCTTCGGCCTGATCGGCCTGGAGCTGCACAACGCGATCCGCACGGCCAGCGGGCGGTGGGGCGAGCTGCTCGGCTGGGCGGCCGCCGTCGCCGGTGTGGTGATCGTCGTACGGCTGCTGTGGCTGCTCCCGGCGACCTGGCTGACCAAACGGCTGCACGCCCGGCGCGACGTGGAGGAGGAGATCCCGGCGAGCTGGCGGGAGACGGTCGTGATGTGGTGGTCCGGGATGCGCGGGGTGGCCTCGGTCGCGCTGGCGCTGGCCATCCCGCTGGAGACCGACGCCGGGAAACCCTTCCCGGACCGGGACGAGATCGTCTTCATCGCCTTCGGGGTGATCGTCGCGACCCTGGTGATCCAGGGGCTGACCCTGCCGTGGCTGGTCAAACGGCTGCGGGTGCGGGCGGACGCCGAGCGGGAGAAGGAGTACGAGAAGGAGCTCGCGGTGCGCGCGGCCAAGGCGGCCAAGCGCCGGCTGCGCGAGATCGAGCAGGTGGAGGAACTGCCCGAGGAGCTGTCCGAGCAGATGCTGCGGCAGGCGTTCGACATCGGCATCCGGATCAGCCCCGACATGGGCGAGGAGGAGCGCCGCGAGGCACAGCACCAGCGGGCCAAGCGGCTGAAGCGGATCCGGCGCATCCAGGGCGAGATGCTCAGCGCGGCCCGGCACGAGGTGCTCGCCGCGCGCAGCGAGCCGG comes from the Streptomyces sp. SUK 48 genome and includes:
- a CDS encoding GNAT family N-acetyltransferase, whose product is MTGAPTVRVAGDPADLEACFAVRKDVFVREQGVDEAIEYDAYDAGAVHVLALRADGTPLGTGRLLTGEAAVAKTGADASVGSLGRLAVSREARGLGIGAALVRAIEDAARARGLAAVDLHAQTQALGFYERLGYAAYGPEFLDADMPHRAMRRAL
- a CDS encoding Na+/H+ antiporter, translated to MDQLALLFALLLGALVSVPVGDRLGVPAPVLMTLFGGVLAVADFVPNVNIPPELILPGLLPPLLYAAVRRTSWRQFTTNKRPILTLAVALVFVTTVCVAFVAHAIVPGLSVAAAVALGALIAPPDPVAATSVAGQLGLPRRLVSILEGEGLFNDVTAIVLYHVAIAAAVSGLFSPWRAGLALVLSAVVAVAVGLLLGWGANRVMDLLGDPTLQIGLTLLVPYASYVLAEKLQGSGVLAVLTTALYLSEYATGADDVMTRLAGHTFWDIIDTLVTGVAFGLIGLELHNAIRTASGRWGELLGWAAAVAGVVIVVRLLWLLPATWLTKRLHARRDVEEEIPASWRETVVMWWSGMRGVASVALALAIPLETDAGKPFPDRDEIVFIAFGVIVATLVIQGLTLPWLVKRLRVRADAEREKEYEKELAVRAAKAAKRRLREIEQVEELPEELSEQMLRQAFDIGIRISPDMGEEERREAQHQRAKRLKRIRRIQGEMLSAARHEVLAARSEPGVDPEIVDRVLRHLDVRSLR